A genomic stretch from Verrucomicrobiota bacterium includes:
- a CDS encoding GspE/PulE family protein, giving the protein MVSATFEKIPFLDTLPPEEQFEFRESHPKERIKLLVDFTGKSTDEVMQKVSEAAQIEIDPNPVFDPERVREMPSRFIHAYHCLPLTTETGDLVLGTVWPPDGLMDDWVFATTGQSVSWKLVSAELVNRFVTEFFGVGSESFQDEEEDHLEVAVDGEEEDQDAAIIRFVNEIIHQAVEDKATDIHIEPQAEELRIRYRVDGGLISIPVPDSLRHYQDAVISRMKIMAKINISERRRPQDGRINYKSTDNELDIRLSTVPTLYGESVSLRLLNKKSKPPTFVQLGLPEEDRAMIDEVLALPHGIVLVTGPTGAGKSTSLNAFIREVNSSDKRVITIEDPVEYEVKGVNQIQVNNEIEFGFAQALRHVLRQDPDIIMVGEMRDAETAEIGIQASLTGHLVFSTLHTNDAPGALTRLIDMGIEPFLIASAIEMVIAQRLVRRLCIHCAESYPFPFDELRTTLRNLRLDMAKGAGVTSLKRPVGCSQCRKTGYSGRVGIYEILRVDDNLHDLIVERASSRDVRKKALLHGMRPLEESGWNLVKAGTTSLEEIFRVIEMESSMNDSVTLPADG; this is encoded by the coding sequence ATGGTTTCAGCAACATTTGAGAAAATCCCTTTTCTGGATACGCTTCCTCCAGAAGAACAATTTGAGTTTAGAGAGTCGCACCCAAAGGAACGTATCAAGCTTCTTGTAGATTTCACGGGAAAATCAACCGACGAAGTGATGCAAAAGGTGTCGGAAGCTGCGCAGATTGAGATCGATCCGAATCCAGTATTTGATCCTGAGCGCGTAAGGGAGATGCCTTCTCGTTTCATTCACGCTTATCACTGTCTGCCTTTAACCACCGAAACGGGAGATCTTGTTCTTGGTACGGTTTGGCCGCCCGACGGTCTGATGGATGACTGGGTATTTGCTACAACCGGTCAATCGGTCTCGTGGAAACTGGTAAGTGCGGAATTAGTAAATAGGTTTGTAACCGAATTTTTTGGAGTTGGGTCTGAGAGTTTTCAAGACGAAGAGGAAGACCACCTGGAAGTGGCCGTTGACGGGGAAGAAGAAGATCAGGATGCAGCGATTATTCGTTTCGTGAATGAGATCATCCACCAGGCCGTTGAAGACAAAGCCACGGATATACACATTGAGCCTCAAGCAGAAGAATTGAGAATTCGCTATCGCGTTGATGGCGGACTTATCTCCATTCCGGTCCCCGATAGCCTAAGGCATTACCAGGATGCCGTGATCTCCCGTATGAAGATCATGGCAAAAATAAATATTTCTGAACGAAGACGCCCACAGGACGGCCGGATCAATTACAAGTCTACGGATAATGAGTTGGATATTCGTTTATCGACGGTTCCCACTTTGTATGGAGAAAGCGTGAGCCTTCGATTGCTTAACAAAAAATCCAAGCCTCCTACTTTTGTTCAACTCGGGCTTCCCGAAGAGGATCGTGCGATGATCGATGAAGTGTTGGCATTGCCACATGGTATCGTCCTTGTGACTGGGCCTACTGGTGCCGGAAAATCCACGTCTCTCAATGCGTTTATCCGTGAGGTAAATTCTTCCGACAAACGGGTCATAACCATCGAAGATCCGGTTGAGTATGAAGTTAAAGGTGTGAACCAAATCCAGGTTAATAACGAAATTGAATTTGGATTTGCACAAGCGTTGCGTCATGTGCTTCGGCAAGATCCTGATATCATCATGGTCGGGGAAATGCGCGATGCAGAAACGGCTGAGATTGGAATTCAGGCTTCCCTTACTGGCCACCTTGTTTTCAGCACCCTTCATACAAACGATGCTCCGGGTGCACTGACTCGGCTTATTGATATGGGTATTGAACCTTTCCTGATTGCCTCGGCCATTGAAATGGTGATTGCTCAACGCCTGGTTCGTCGTCTGTGCATTCATTGTGCTGAAAGCTATCCGTTTCCGTTCGATGAATTAAGAACAACCCTCCGCAATCTTCGCCTTGATATGGCAAAGGGAGCTGGGGTTACCTCTCTGAAACGTCCTGTTGGTTGCAGCCAATGTCGTAAAACCGGTTATTCCGGACGGGTGGGTATCTATGAAATCTTACGGGTCGATGATAATTTGCATGATTTAATTGTTGAGCGGGCTTCTTCCCGGGATGTGCGTAAAAAGGCGCTGCTTCATGGTATGCGCCCCCTGGAAGAGTCCGGATGGAATCTTGTAAAAGCCGGCACGACTTCTCTGGAGGAAATATTTCGCGTAATTGAAATGGAGTCATCCATGAATGATTCTGTAACGCTTCCTGCAGATGGCTGA